Proteins from one Ananas comosus cultivar F153 unplaced genomic scaffold, ASM154086v1, whole genome shotgun sequence genomic window:
- the LOC109704674 gene encoding E3 ubiquitin-protein ligase RNF170-like yields the protein MDRAHGNLRCLVCNDEIELPHQANCSHWFCGHCILGVWHHGSALRPCNCPTCHRPITLLIPSEDALWRRYDSEASLVMERIEKYNSRFGRSSQGFLQCLMDLPFYIQRLSRELMDPQGSLPLLFHVQVFMTVLLGCLYILSPIDVFSERIFGPVGLIDDALVLLFVFVHIASIYRSALLLRYGGF from the exons atGGATCGGGCTCACGGGAACCTCCGCTGCTTGGTGTGCAACGACGAGATCGAGCTCCCCCACCAAGCGAACTGCTCCCACTGGTTCTGCG GGCACTGCATTCTGGGGGTTTGGCACCATGGATCGGCCCTTAGGCCGTGCAATTGTCCCACTTGCCATCGTCCTATAACTCTGCTCATACCATCTGAGGATGCATTGTGGCGGCGCTATGATTCTGAAGCAAGTTTGGTCATGGAGAGGATTGAGAAATACAACAGCCGTTTCGGCAGATCTTCACAAGGCTTCCTTCAG TGCTTGATGGATCTACCATTCTATATTCAGAGGCTGTCCAGAGAATTAATGGATCCTCAAGGCTCGCTTCCTCTTCTGTTTCATGTTCAAGTCTTCATGACA GTACTTCTTGGTTGCTTATACATTCTGAGTCCGATCGACGTTTTCTCCGAAA GAATCTTCGGACCCGTTGGATTGATCGACGATGCGCTCGTCTTGCTCTTTGTTTTCGTCCACATCGCTTCGATCTACCGCTCGGCACTTCTCCTCCGGTATGGAGGTTTTTGA